TGGATACAAGCGGAAGAACTGACGTCACAACGGTGTCAAACGGGAgaggtaattaaaataaagaaatccGACAAATGGGGATTTGGCCTGGTCATTAAAGATGACTCAGAGGCAGAAGTCCTCGAGGATAACATTAAACGAGCCCTAGAAATATTTCTCGAGCTAATAACAGCCGAAAATATACAAATAATAAGAATGGCACACGACTATGATTGCCTATCGGGACGATCACGAAGAACAATCAGAACGACcctgaaggaaaaattacgcgGAACCAACATACAAGTAATATTATGCGCAAGATTACTCGAAGTGCCGACTACGGAAGATCGCATTTCCATCGTTGAAGAAAAACATACATCAACGATAGGAGGACATAAAGGTATCACCAAAACCCTATACGGAGTGAAACTCCAATACTATTGGAAAAACATGCCAACGCAAGAAACTAACGAGAGAGAAGGCCCGCCACCCCATGATCATTACCGATACACCAATCGACGCGTTCGAGAAGGTGTCTATGGACATCTATGAGCCCTCCGGCAGGAACTACAGGGGATACGCATACCTATTGACAATGCAGGATTGTCTAACGCAATACGCCTTGGCCGTGCCATTGAGAACGGAACGAGCGGAAGACGTAGCACGGGCTCTCGCACGCAGATTAATTTGCACGTTCGGCGCGCCACAGGCACTCTTGTCGGACAGAGGCTCAAATTTTACAAGTCAGATCACCgcggaattttgtaaattatttagaattcGCCACTGTCTGACTACCGCGTACCATCCCCAATCAAACGGATCCCTCGAACGCAGTCACCATGTCCTAACCGAATTTCTGAAAACCCAAATCGGAGATAGCGGAGACTGGGACAAATGGATAGATatggcgatgtttgcgtataatACGAGCGTACACGAAAGCACGGGATTCACCCCTCACGAGCTAGATTTTGGAGTAAAACCACGCGTACCCTCAGCAAGGTCGATCGAGGGAATCGGAGGCAAAACCTATCGCGTATTATTCCAAGAATTAACCGAAGGACTAAAAAGAGTACGCGAACAAACCCGGATAAACCTCATAAAATCGAAACaaagatcaaaaaaatattatgaccgAAAAGTGAGGGAAATACTGCTTCAAGTAGGAGAATATGTTTGGGTCTTAACAGAGCCCAGAACGGGAAAAAGGGACGATGATTGGAAAGGACCATACCGTATTCTAGAAATTTTAGATCACAACAACGTGAATATCCAAATGgaaagaaaatcaaaaattgtaCACCGCGACAAACTAAAGAAAGCGCGTCTCAGGGAAACCGAAAACCGCCCCGATAAccgaaattagaaaaaacGAAACGACGAAATATCACccgtttttcgaaaaaaataaaaaaaaaaagatataaaataaaatactaaCTCACCATAATTGAAGAAGAGGCATCACCTAATTTGGCAGCAGTTGACTCCGGAAACCGAACTGGAGACGAGCTGGAtggggaaagaaaaaaacaacaatgaaattttcagaaaaaaaaacatatattaaaatatttttagaaaaaaattaaagaaaaaaaaatataaatcctgGACGCAGTAAAACCGGGTACGATGGCCGCATCAGGAGAACCGGGAGGATTCCCTCAGCCTTAGACACCGCGAAGAcgatcctagaaaaaaaaaaacaaagtataAAAAGATTGGCAAAAACGAGGATCATGATCAGGAGAGACaaatagaaaaagaaaataaacacATACAAAAGCATCCCCACGAACATACTCAAAGAAGGCAAACCAGTCGTACACATCGACAATCTCCTCCCCGAGAGTAGGATCCCCGGACAAATATCGTAGATATTCCAGAGGATCATCCCCGTATTGATACATACGGGGagcctaagaaaaaaaaatataccacAAATTTAGcatcagccaaaaaaaaaaaaggaggatAACTCACCACCGGGCAGGGACCCTCAATAAAGAGACGGGTGAGACAAAAATCACCCGACAACCATAGGCGCAGATTATCCTGTCGCCGAACCTCACGAGTAATCCCCATCCTGAAGATACTCTCCACGCGATCCCAACAAGCATCGTAGAGGAGATTAAACAAGAGACATGGAGCAGAATGGGAGAACAGAGGGACGCGATAATAACCCTCCACCGTCAGGGTAAGCCAGAGTTCAGTAACCTCTTGAACGGTTTCCCAGGGAAAGGACTCCTGAACAACAAAGGGGAATatatattaaacaaaaaaaagagagagagaaaaaaaaaacttaccaaAGATACCGGGAGAACTACGTCAAAATCCCCAACCTCAAAACCCGGAACCCAGAAAGGATGACTCGTCATCTCACTAGA
The DNA window shown above is from Diachasmimorpha longicaudata isolate KC_UGA_2023 chromosome 7, iyDiaLong2, whole genome shotgun sequence and carries:
- the LOC135164606 gene encoding uncharacterized protein LOC135164606, with amino-acid sequence MLVGIAWRVSSGWGLLVRFGDRIICAYGCRVIFVSPVSLLRVPARWLPVCINTGMILWNIYDICPGILLSGRRLSMCTTGLPSLSMFVGMLLIVFAVSKAEGILPVLLMRPSYPVLLRPGFIFFFL